The genomic region AGAACCAGGCAGCTCGATCACTAAATACGGAGCGCCGATGATCTACGGCGTGACGATCCCTCTGAACGCTCCGGAGACCGACCTTGCCATCACGTTCCTCGAATTCCTCCTCGATCCTGAAAAGGGACTTGCTATCATGGAGGAATGCGGACAACCGTCGGTCGTTCCTTCGCCGGCGGAGACGTACCGCTTTATCCCCGACCGGTTGAAACGGTTCGCCACAGAACCTGGGACCTGAGAGGCATGGCGAAGTCACGAAAGGATCAAATGGGGCAGGTGAAAAAGGGGATCAGAAAAACGCGGACGGTAGAGCCGCTCAACCTGCTGTTCGCCGCGCTCGGCGGATTGATCCTGCTTTTTATAATTGCTCCTCTTGCCGGTCTCTTTCTTAACGTGACGCCGGAAGAGCTTGCCGATACGGCGCGTGAGGGTGAGGTGAGGACGAGCATATGGCTTACCCTTGCCACATCGATGGGGGCTACTCTCATCTTTTCTATAGCTTCGGTCCCGATGGCCTATCTTCTCGCCCGAAAGCGTTTTCCCCTGAAGGAACTGGTGAACGGGATCATCGATATCCCGGTCGTCATCCCGCATTCAGCCGCCGGGATAGCCCTGCTCGGAGTAATATCGAGGAACACTCCCCTCGGTTCTCTTGGCGAGAAAACCGGCATCCCATTCGTTGGCGGATACGCGGGGATAATGATAGCGATGGCTTTTGTAAGCGTACCATATCTCGTAAACGCGGCGCGCGATGGCTTCTCCGCAGTTCCGGTGGAGCTTGAAAAAGCGGCGTTGAATCTCGGAGCTTCACCTTTCCGAGTCTTCCGTACTATCTCGATGCCGCTCGCCTGGAGATCGATTCTCTCCGGGCTGATACTGATGTGGGCGAGAGGGATGAGCGAATTCGGAGCGGTTCTTGTGATCGCCTATCATCCCATGATAACGCCGGTATTGATATATGAACGGTTCGGCGCCTTTGGATTGAAATACGCAAGGCCCGTATCCGTTCTTTTCATCACTATATGTCTCGTCTTCTTCATCGCGATGCGGATGATCGCAAGGAGCAGGGATGATGCTTGAAGTAAGGGGGCTGTCTAAAAAACTCGGAGATTTTCAGCTCGACGATATCTCTTTCACAGTCGAGACGGGGGAATATTTCGTCCTTCTCGGAGCTTCGGGAACGGGAAAGACAGTCCTGCTGGAGACCCTCACCGGGATCATCCGCGCCGACCGAGGCACTATCACGCATGGCGGCATCGATATCACAGATGAGAAGATCCAGAAGAGGAAGATCGCGATTGTGTTCCAGGACCAGGCTCTCTTTCCGCATATGTCGGTCAGGCAGAACCTCGCCTACAGCCTTCGCGCGAGGGGGATAAAAGGTGCTGCTGAAGCGGAAAGGATCAGTCAACTCGCCCGATCGATGGAGATCGAACCACTCCTCGATCGCAGGCCCGGGGCCCTTTCCGGCGGAGAGGCGCAAAGGGTCGCTCTGGCGAGAGCGCTCGCTTCCGAACCGGATTGCATTCTTCTCGACGAACCGCTTTCATCGCTCGACAGCAACACGCGCAAGAAGATAAGGGCGATCCTAAGACGGTTGAACCGAAATGGAATAACGATCATCCATGTTACCCATGATTACGAAGAAGCGATCTCGCTCGCCGTCAGGATCGGGGTGATGGAACGCGGGTCGATAGTCCAGGTAGACACCCCGGAAAATATCCTGCGCCATCCGAAATCTGAATTCGTAGCCGGTTTCGTCGGGATAAAGAACTTTTTCAGGGGAAAGATCAGGCGCGGCGCGAGCGGCGCTCAGCCAGAATTCATAACGGGCGGAGCGAACTTTACCGTCTCTACGGATATCGCCGGGGGGGACGCTTTCGCGATAATCAGGAGCGAGGATATAGTCCTGACCAGTGACAAGCCTTCCCATAACGATATGAATATCCTCAGTGGCAGAGTGACAGATATAAGCAGGGTGCGGTCCGGTATCGAGATCGTCGTTGATTCTGACGTGGAGATATCGGCTGTCATACCGGCTCAACGGTTCGATGATGGAGCGATAGGGATCGGGAGCGACCTTTATCTTTCCTTCGGAGCGGACCAGGTAAGGATAATGGAGGTCTAGTGTCGATGGAACCCCGGGCGAAACTCTTCCTTTACGATTCTGAAAGGGGAGGGCTTTTCGGCGATGGGAGGTACGAGCTGCTCGACGCGGTGCGCGAGCACGGTTCGCTCCAGGAGGCGGCGAGAAGGCTCGGAAGAGGATATCGCAAGGCCTGGGAAGATATA from Candidatus Krumholzibacteriota bacterium harbors:
- a CDS encoding ABC transporter permease; amino-acid sequence: MGQVKKGIRKTRTVEPLNLLFAALGGLILLFIIAPLAGLFLNVTPEELADTAREGEVRTSIWLTLATSMGATLIFSIASVPMAYLLARKRFPLKELVNGIIDIPVVIPHSAAGIALLGVISRNTPLGSLGEKTGIPFVGGYAGIMIAMAFVSVPYLVNAARDGFSAVPVELEKAALNLGASPFRVFRTISMPLAWRSILSGLILMWARGMSEFGAVLVIAYHPMITPVLIYERFGAFGLKYARPVSVLFITICLVFFIAMRMIARSRDDA
- a CDS encoding ABC transporter ATP-binding protein yields the protein MLEVRGLSKKLGDFQLDDISFTVETGEYFVLLGASGTGKTVLLETLTGIIRADRGTITHGGIDITDEKIQKRKIAIVFQDQALFPHMSVRQNLAYSLRARGIKGAAEAERISQLARSMEIEPLLDRRPGALSGGEAQRVALARALASEPDCILLDEPLSSLDSNTRKKIRAILRRLNRNGITIIHVTHDYEEAISLAVRIGVMERGSIVQVDTPENILRHPKSEFVAGFVGIKNFFRGKIRRGASGAQPEFITGGANFTVSTDIAGGDAFAIIRSEDIVLTSDKPSHNDMNILSGRVTDISRVRSGIEIVVDSDVEISAVIPAQRFDDGAIGIGSDLYLSFGADQVRIMEV